In Oryza sativa Japonica Group chromosome 3, ASM3414082v1, one DNA window encodes the following:
- the LOC4333859 gene encoding uncharacterized protein isoform X8 encodes MDPETKGLYFRSRSQEEEILLLRKQIADASVKELQLLSEKHILERKLFDLRMAVDEKQEDAISGALKQLSQKKGHVEENMRLANDLKGEEEELYFFTSSLLSMLAEYNVRPPQINASAITAGTKRLYHQMQWKIKYLNDSLGEITQPGHIYNNPNHQQATPLRHEPSSSYNTDATRNNFHQYAQDPNDRNTGQMYHGSNYHQEIVAATPSNYFEENNGPREVRLDDSQFYRQDNQEYSADDDPLPGIEGFQIVGEPRPGFTLTACGFPTNGTTLCNFQWVRYLDNGTRQSIEGATMYDYVVTADDVDTLLAVDCTPMDDNTRQGELVTEYANNGSKITCDPEMQNTIDMHISNGRAHFNLLVLGYSSDEWELAILTLKRTGYHIKVKDEVLTEEKYSSNLQTKIPNGRTTQFVLVSSGGVNIPFNTQGISEPNNEDSDVRLRDLIVLVLRTFQS; translated from the exons ATGGATCCAGAAACTAAG GGGTTATACTTCAGATCACGGTCACAAGAGGAAGAGATCTTATTGCTTCGCAAGCAAATTGCAGATGCTTCTGTAAAA GAGCTACAGTTGCTGAGCGAAAAACATATTCTGGAGAGGAAGCTTTTTGACTTGAGAATG GCTGTTGATGAGAAGCAGGAAGATGCTATATCTGGTGCTTTGAAGCAACTAAGCCAGAAAAAAGGCCATGTCGAGGAAAATATGAGACTAGCAAATGATCTGAAA GGTGAGGAAGAAGAGCTATACTTCTTCACTTCTTCATTGCTTAGTATGTTAGCAGAATACAATGTTCGCCCACCTCAAATAAATGCTTCAGCCATTACAGCTGGTACAAAG CGTTTGTACCACCAAATGCAATGGAAGATCAAATATTTAAAT GACAGTTTAGGTGAGATAACTCAACCTGGACACATATATAATAATCCCAATCATCAACAAGCAACGCCGTTGAGGCATGAACCTTCCTCATCTTACAATACG GATGCAACTAGGAACAATTTTCATCAGTATGCTCAAGATCCAAATGACCGAAATACTGGACAGATGTACCATGGATCCAATTATCATCA GGAAATAGTAGCTGCTACCCCCTctaattattttgaagaaaataaTGGTCCTAGAGAAGTAAGATTAGACGACTCACAGTTTTATAGGCAGGATAATCAAGAGTATTCAGCTGATG ATGATCCTTTGCCTGGTATTGAGGGGTTTCAAATTGTTGGGGAGCCTAGACCAGGATTTACATTAACAGCATGTGGTTTCCCTACCAATGGTACCACCCTTTGTAATTTCCAG TGGGTTAGATATCTTGATAATGGCACCAGGCAGTCTATTGAAG GTGCTACGATGTATGACTACGTTGTTACTGCTGATGATGTTGACACTCTTCTGGCTGTAGACTGCACGCCTATGGATGATAATACCCGTCAG GGTGAATTGGTTACAGAGTATGCTAACAACGGGAGCAAGATAACTTGCG ATCCGGAGATGCAGAACACTATTGATATGCATATATCGAATGGGAGAGCTCACTTTAATCTTCTTGTGCTG GGATATTCTTCTGATGAGTGGGAACTAGCCATCTTGACGCTTAAACGAACTGGGTACCATATTAAGGTCAAGGATGAAGTTCTAACCGAAGAGAAATATTCATCAAATCTACAG ACAAAAATTCCGAATGGACGCACTACTCAATTTGTTTTAGTTAGTTCTGGAGGTGTAAATATACCATTTAACACACAGGGAATATCAGAACCAAATAACGAGGATAGCGATGTTAG GTTACGTGATCTAATCGTATTGGTCTTGAGAACTTTCCAGA GTTGA
- the LOC4333859 gene encoding uncharacterized protein isoform X1: MRDPFSAPVDFNNENHRAGNELTRTNMPLSVGDYGLQNGDATTFAVNTDTLVRHQLQGASLQNDLTAEDSITRLMDPETKGLYFRSRSQEEEILLLRKQIADASVKELQLLSEKHILERKLFDLRMAVDEKQEDAISGALKQLSQKKGHVEENMRLANDLKGEEEELYFFTSSLLSMLAEYNVRPPQINASAITAGTKRLYHQMQWKIKYLNDSLGEITQPGHIYNNPNHQQATPLRHEPSSSYNTDATRNNFHQYAQDPNDRNTGQMYHGSNYHQEIVAATPSNYFEENNGPREVRLDDSQFYRQDNQEYSADDDPLPGIEGFQIVGEPRPGFTLTACGFPTNGTTLCNFQWVRYLDNGTRQSIEGATMYDYVVTADDVDTLLAVDCTPMDDNTRQGELVTEYANNGSKITCDPEMQNTIDMHISNGRAHFNLLVLGYSSDEWELAILTLKRTGYHIKVKDEVLTEEKYSSNLQTKIPNGRTTQFVLVSSGGVNIPFNTQGISEPNNEDSDVRLRDLIVLVLRTFQSKALDAKRKGKV, from the exons ATGCGTGATCCATTCAGTGCCCCAGTCGATTTCAATAACGAGAATCACCGTGCTGGAAATGAGCTTACCAGGACTAACATGCCGTTGTCTGTTGGGGACTATGGTTTGCAAAATGGTGACGCTACAACCTTTGCTGTAAACACCGACACTCTAGTGAG GCATCAACTCCAGGGTGCATCCCTCCAGAATGACTTGACTGCAGAAGATTCTATTACTCGTTTGATGGATCCAGAAACTAAG GGGTTATACTTCAGATCACGGTCACAAGAGGAAGAGATCTTATTGCTTCGCAAGCAAATTGCAGATGCTTCTGTAAAA GAGCTACAGTTGCTGAGCGAAAAACATATTCTGGAGAGGAAGCTTTTTGACTTGAGAATG GCTGTTGATGAGAAGCAGGAAGATGCTATATCTGGTGCTTTGAAGCAACTAAGCCAGAAAAAAGGCCATGTCGAGGAAAATATGAGACTAGCAAATGATCTGAAA GGTGAGGAAGAAGAGCTATACTTCTTCACTTCTTCATTGCTTAGTATGTTAGCAGAATACAATGTTCGCCCACCTCAAATAAATGCTTCAGCCATTACAGCTGGTACAAAG CGTTTGTACCACCAAATGCAATGGAAGATCAAATATTTAAAT GACAGTTTAGGTGAGATAACTCAACCTGGACACATATATAATAATCCCAATCATCAACAAGCAACGCCGTTGAGGCATGAACCTTCCTCATCTTACAATACG GATGCAACTAGGAACAATTTTCATCAGTATGCTCAAGATCCAAATGACCGAAATACTGGACAGATGTACCATGGATCCAATTATCATCA GGAAATAGTAGCTGCTACCCCCTctaattattttgaagaaaataaTGGTCCTAGAGAAGTAAGATTAGACGACTCACAGTTTTATAGGCAGGATAATCAAGAGTATTCAGCTGATG ATGATCCTTTGCCTGGTATTGAGGGGTTTCAAATTGTTGGGGAGCCTAGACCAGGATTTACATTAACAGCATGTGGTTTCCCTACCAATGGTACCACCCTTTGTAATTTCCAG TGGGTTAGATATCTTGATAATGGCACCAGGCAGTCTATTGAAG GTGCTACGATGTATGACTACGTTGTTACTGCTGATGATGTTGACACTCTTCTGGCTGTAGACTGCACGCCTATGGATGATAATACCCGTCAG GGTGAATTGGTTACAGAGTATGCTAACAACGGGAGCAAGATAACTTGCG ATCCGGAGATGCAGAACACTATTGATATGCATATATCGAATGGGAGAGCTCACTTTAATCTTCTTGTGCTG GGATATTCTTCTGATGAGTGGGAACTAGCCATCTTGACGCTTAAACGAACTGGGTACCATATTAAGGTCAAGGATGAAGTTCTAACCGAAGAGAAATATTCATCAAATCTACAG ACAAAAATTCCGAATGGACGCACTACTCAATTTGTTTTAGTTAGTTCTGGAGGTGTAAATATACCATTTAACACACAGGGAATATCAGAACCAAATAACGAGGATAGCGATGTTAG GTTACGTGATCTAATCGTATTGGTCTTGAGAACTTTCCAGAGTAAG GCATTAGATGctaaaaggaaaggaaaggttTAG
- the LOC4333859 gene encoding uncharacterized protein isoform X3 codes for MRDPFSAPVDFNNENHRAGNELTRTNMPLSVGDYGLQNGDATTFAVNTDTLVRHQLQGASLQNDLTAEDSITRLMDPETKGLYFRSRSQEEEILLLRKQIADASVKELQLLSEKHILERKLFDLRMAVDEKQEDAISGALKQLSQKKGHVEENMRLANDLKGEEEELYFFTSSLLSMLAEYNVRPPQINASAITAGTKRLYHQMQWKIKYLNDSLGEITQPGHIYNNPNHQQATPLRHEPSSSYNTDATRNNFHQYAQDPNDRNTGQMYHGSNYHQEIVAATPSNYFEENNGPREVRLDDSQFYRQDNQEYSADDDPLPGIEGFQIVGEPRPGFTLTACGFPTNGTTLCNFQWVRYLDNGTRQSIEGATMYDYVVTADDVDTLLAVDCTPMDDNTRQGELVTEYANNGSKITCDPEMQNTIDMHISNGRAHFNLLVLGYSSDEWELAILTLKRTGYHIKVKDEVLTEEKYSSNLQTKIPNGRTTQFVLVSSGGVNIPFNTQGISEPNNEDSDVRLRDLIVLVLRTFQSIRC; via the exons ATGCGTGATCCATTCAGTGCCCCAGTCGATTTCAATAACGAGAATCACCGTGCTGGAAATGAGCTTACCAGGACTAACATGCCGTTGTCTGTTGGGGACTATGGTTTGCAAAATGGTGACGCTACAACCTTTGCTGTAAACACCGACACTCTAGTGAG GCATCAACTCCAGGGTGCATCCCTCCAGAATGACTTGACTGCAGAAGATTCTATTACTCGTTTGATGGATCCAGAAACTAAG GGGTTATACTTCAGATCACGGTCACAAGAGGAAGAGATCTTATTGCTTCGCAAGCAAATTGCAGATGCTTCTGTAAAA GAGCTACAGTTGCTGAGCGAAAAACATATTCTGGAGAGGAAGCTTTTTGACTTGAGAATG GCTGTTGATGAGAAGCAGGAAGATGCTATATCTGGTGCTTTGAAGCAACTAAGCCAGAAAAAAGGCCATGTCGAGGAAAATATGAGACTAGCAAATGATCTGAAA GGTGAGGAAGAAGAGCTATACTTCTTCACTTCTTCATTGCTTAGTATGTTAGCAGAATACAATGTTCGCCCACCTCAAATAAATGCTTCAGCCATTACAGCTGGTACAAAG CGTTTGTACCACCAAATGCAATGGAAGATCAAATATTTAAAT GACAGTTTAGGTGAGATAACTCAACCTGGACACATATATAATAATCCCAATCATCAACAAGCAACGCCGTTGAGGCATGAACCTTCCTCATCTTACAATACG GATGCAACTAGGAACAATTTTCATCAGTATGCTCAAGATCCAAATGACCGAAATACTGGACAGATGTACCATGGATCCAATTATCATCA GGAAATAGTAGCTGCTACCCCCTctaattattttgaagaaaataaTGGTCCTAGAGAAGTAAGATTAGACGACTCACAGTTTTATAGGCAGGATAATCAAGAGTATTCAGCTGATG ATGATCCTTTGCCTGGTATTGAGGGGTTTCAAATTGTTGGGGAGCCTAGACCAGGATTTACATTAACAGCATGTGGTTTCCCTACCAATGGTACCACCCTTTGTAATTTCCAG TGGGTTAGATATCTTGATAATGGCACCAGGCAGTCTATTGAAG GTGCTACGATGTATGACTACGTTGTTACTGCTGATGATGTTGACACTCTTCTGGCTGTAGACTGCACGCCTATGGATGATAATACCCGTCAG GGTGAATTGGTTACAGAGTATGCTAACAACGGGAGCAAGATAACTTGCG ATCCGGAGATGCAGAACACTATTGATATGCATATATCGAATGGGAGAGCTCACTTTAATCTTCTTGTGCTG GGATATTCTTCTGATGAGTGGGAACTAGCCATCTTGACGCTTAAACGAACTGGGTACCATATTAAGGTCAAGGATGAAGTTCTAACCGAAGAGAAATATTCATCAAATCTACAG ACAAAAATTCCGAATGGACGCACTACTCAATTTGTTTTAGTTAGTTCTGGAGGTGTAAATATACCATTTAACACACAGGGAATATCAGAACCAAATAACGAGGATAGCGATGTTAG GTTACGTGATCTAATCGTATTGGTCTTGAGAACTTTCCAGA GCATTAGATGctaa
- the LOC4333859 gene encoding uncharacterized protein isoform X7, which produces MDPETKGLYFRSRSQEEEILLLRKQIADASVKELQLLSEKHILERKLFDLRMAVDEKQEDAISGALKQLSQKKGHVEENMRLANDLKGEEEELYFFTSSLLSMLAEYNVRPPQINASAITAGTKRLYHQMQWKIKYLNDSLGEITQPGHIYNNPNHQQATPLRHEPSSSYNTDATRNNFHQYAQDPNDRNTGQMYHGSNYHQEIVAATPSNYFEENNGPREVRLDDSQFYRQDNQEYSADDDPLPGIEGFQIVGEPRPGFTLTACGFPTNGTTLCNFQWVRYLDNGTRQSIEGATMYDYVVTADDVDTLLAVDCTPMDDNTRQGELVTEYANNGSKITCDPEMQNTIDMHISNGRAHFNLLVLGYSSDEWELAILTLKRTGYHIKVKDEVLTEEKYSSNLQTKIPNGRTTQFVLVSSGGVNIPFNTQGISEPNNEDSDVRLRDLIVLVLRTFQSKVESNAGIRC; this is translated from the exons ATGGATCCAGAAACTAAG GGGTTATACTTCAGATCACGGTCACAAGAGGAAGAGATCTTATTGCTTCGCAAGCAAATTGCAGATGCTTCTGTAAAA GAGCTACAGTTGCTGAGCGAAAAACATATTCTGGAGAGGAAGCTTTTTGACTTGAGAATG GCTGTTGATGAGAAGCAGGAAGATGCTATATCTGGTGCTTTGAAGCAACTAAGCCAGAAAAAAGGCCATGTCGAGGAAAATATGAGACTAGCAAATGATCTGAAA GGTGAGGAAGAAGAGCTATACTTCTTCACTTCTTCATTGCTTAGTATGTTAGCAGAATACAATGTTCGCCCACCTCAAATAAATGCTTCAGCCATTACAGCTGGTACAAAG CGTTTGTACCACCAAATGCAATGGAAGATCAAATATTTAAAT GACAGTTTAGGTGAGATAACTCAACCTGGACACATATATAATAATCCCAATCATCAACAAGCAACGCCGTTGAGGCATGAACCTTCCTCATCTTACAATACG GATGCAACTAGGAACAATTTTCATCAGTATGCTCAAGATCCAAATGACCGAAATACTGGACAGATGTACCATGGATCCAATTATCATCA GGAAATAGTAGCTGCTACCCCCTctaattattttgaagaaaataaTGGTCCTAGAGAAGTAAGATTAGACGACTCACAGTTTTATAGGCAGGATAATCAAGAGTATTCAGCTGATG ATGATCCTTTGCCTGGTATTGAGGGGTTTCAAATTGTTGGGGAGCCTAGACCAGGATTTACATTAACAGCATGTGGTTTCCCTACCAATGGTACCACCCTTTGTAATTTCCAG TGGGTTAGATATCTTGATAATGGCACCAGGCAGTCTATTGAAG GTGCTACGATGTATGACTACGTTGTTACTGCTGATGATGTTGACACTCTTCTGGCTGTAGACTGCACGCCTATGGATGATAATACCCGTCAG GGTGAATTGGTTACAGAGTATGCTAACAACGGGAGCAAGATAACTTGCG ATCCGGAGATGCAGAACACTATTGATATGCATATATCGAATGGGAGAGCTCACTTTAATCTTCTTGTGCTG GGATATTCTTCTGATGAGTGGGAACTAGCCATCTTGACGCTTAAACGAACTGGGTACCATATTAAGGTCAAGGATGAAGTTCTAACCGAAGAGAAATATTCATCAAATCTACAG ACAAAAATTCCGAATGGACGCACTACTCAATTTGTTTTAGTTAGTTCTGGAGGTGTAAATATACCATTTAACACACAGGGAATATCAGAACCAAATAACGAGGATAGCGATGTTAG GTTACGTGATCTAATCGTATTGGTCTTGAGAACTTTCCAGAGTAAG GTTGAATCTAATGCAGGCATTAGATGctaa
- the LOC4333859 gene encoding uncharacterized protein isoform X6: MDPETKGLYFRSRSQEEEILLLRKQIADASVKELQLLSEKHILERKLFDLRMAVDEKQEDAISGALKQLSQKKGHVEENMRLANDLKGEEEELYFFTSSLLSMLAEYNVRPPQINASAITAGTKRLYHQMQWKIKYLNDSLGEITQPGHIYNNPNHQQATPLRHEPSSSYNTDATRNNFHQYAQDPNDRNTGQMYHGSNYHQEIVAATPSNYFEENNGPREVRLDDSQFYRQDNQEYSADDDPLPGIEGFQIVGEPRPGFTLTACGFPTNGTTLCNFQWVRYLDNGTRQSIEGATMYDYVVTADDVDTLLAVDCTPMDDNTRQGELVTEYANNGSKITCDPEMQNTIDMHISNGRAHFNLLVLGYSSDEWELAILTLKRTGYHIKVKDEVLTEEKYSSNLQTKIPNGRTTQFVLVSSGGVNIPFNTQGISEPNNEDSDVRLRDLIVLVLRTFQSKALDAKRKGKV; encoded by the exons ATGGATCCAGAAACTAAG GGGTTATACTTCAGATCACGGTCACAAGAGGAAGAGATCTTATTGCTTCGCAAGCAAATTGCAGATGCTTCTGTAAAA GAGCTACAGTTGCTGAGCGAAAAACATATTCTGGAGAGGAAGCTTTTTGACTTGAGAATG GCTGTTGATGAGAAGCAGGAAGATGCTATATCTGGTGCTTTGAAGCAACTAAGCCAGAAAAAAGGCCATGTCGAGGAAAATATGAGACTAGCAAATGATCTGAAA GGTGAGGAAGAAGAGCTATACTTCTTCACTTCTTCATTGCTTAGTATGTTAGCAGAATACAATGTTCGCCCACCTCAAATAAATGCTTCAGCCATTACAGCTGGTACAAAG CGTTTGTACCACCAAATGCAATGGAAGATCAAATATTTAAAT GACAGTTTAGGTGAGATAACTCAACCTGGACACATATATAATAATCCCAATCATCAACAAGCAACGCCGTTGAGGCATGAACCTTCCTCATCTTACAATACG GATGCAACTAGGAACAATTTTCATCAGTATGCTCAAGATCCAAATGACCGAAATACTGGACAGATGTACCATGGATCCAATTATCATCA GGAAATAGTAGCTGCTACCCCCTctaattattttgaagaaaataaTGGTCCTAGAGAAGTAAGATTAGACGACTCACAGTTTTATAGGCAGGATAATCAAGAGTATTCAGCTGATG ATGATCCTTTGCCTGGTATTGAGGGGTTTCAAATTGTTGGGGAGCCTAGACCAGGATTTACATTAACAGCATGTGGTTTCCCTACCAATGGTACCACCCTTTGTAATTTCCAG TGGGTTAGATATCTTGATAATGGCACCAGGCAGTCTATTGAAG GTGCTACGATGTATGACTACGTTGTTACTGCTGATGATGTTGACACTCTTCTGGCTGTAGACTGCACGCCTATGGATGATAATACCCGTCAG GGTGAATTGGTTACAGAGTATGCTAACAACGGGAGCAAGATAACTTGCG ATCCGGAGATGCAGAACACTATTGATATGCATATATCGAATGGGAGAGCTCACTTTAATCTTCTTGTGCTG GGATATTCTTCTGATGAGTGGGAACTAGCCATCTTGACGCTTAAACGAACTGGGTACCATATTAAGGTCAAGGATGAAGTTCTAACCGAAGAGAAATATTCATCAAATCTACAG ACAAAAATTCCGAATGGACGCACTACTCAATTTGTTTTAGTTAGTTCTGGAGGTGTAAATATACCATTTAACACACAGGGAATATCAGAACCAAATAACGAGGATAGCGATGTTAG GTTACGTGATCTAATCGTATTGGTCTTGAGAACTTTCCAGAGTAAG GCATTAGATGctaaaaggaaaggaaaggttTAG
- the LOC4333859 gene encoding uncharacterized protein isoform X2 has translation MRDPFSAPVDFNNENHRAGNELTRTNMPLSVGDYGLQNGDATTFAVNTDTLVRHQLQGASLQNDLTAEDSITRLMDPETKGLYFRSRSQEEEILLLRKQIADASVKELQLLSEKHILERKLFDLRMAVDEKQEDAISGALKQLSQKKGHVEENMRLANDLKGEEEELYFFTSSLLSMLAEYNVRPPQINASAITAGTKRLYHQMQWKIKYLNDSLGEITQPGHIYNNPNHQQATPLRHEPSSSYNTDATRNNFHQYAQDPNDRNTGQMYHGSNYHQEIVAATPSNYFEENNGPREVRLDDSQFYRQDNQEYSADDDPLPGIEGFQIVGEPRPGFTLTACGFPTNGTTLCNFQWVRYLDNGTRQSIEGATMYDYVVTADDVDTLLAVDCTPMDDNTRQGELVTEYANNGSKITCDPEMQNTIDMHISNGRAHFNLLVLGYSSDEWELAILTLKRTGYHIKVKDEVLTEEKYSSNLQTKIPNGRTTQFVLVSSGGVNIPFNTQGISEPNNEDSDVRLRDLIVLVLRTFQSKVESNAGIRC, from the exons ATGCGTGATCCATTCAGTGCCCCAGTCGATTTCAATAACGAGAATCACCGTGCTGGAAATGAGCTTACCAGGACTAACATGCCGTTGTCTGTTGGGGACTATGGTTTGCAAAATGGTGACGCTACAACCTTTGCTGTAAACACCGACACTCTAGTGAG GCATCAACTCCAGGGTGCATCCCTCCAGAATGACTTGACTGCAGAAGATTCTATTACTCGTTTGATGGATCCAGAAACTAAG GGGTTATACTTCAGATCACGGTCACAAGAGGAAGAGATCTTATTGCTTCGCAAGCAAATTGCAGATGCTTCTGTAAAA GAGCTACAGTTGCTGAGCGAAAAACATATTCTGGAGAGGAAGCTTTTTGACTTGAGAATG GCTGTTGATGAGAAGCAGGAAGATGCTATATCTGGTGCTTTGAAGCAACTAAGCCAGAAAAAAGGCCATGTCGAGGAAAATATGAGACTAGCAAATGATCTGAAA GGTGAGGAAGAAGAGCTATACTTCTTCACTTCTTCATTGCTTAGTATGTTAGCAGAATACAATGTTCGCCCACCTCAAATAAATGCTTCAGCCATTACAGCTGGTACAAAG CGTTTGTACCACCAAATGCAATGGAAGATCAAATATTTAAAT GACAGTTTAGGTGAGATAACTCAACCTGGACACATATATAATAATCCCAATCATCAACAAGCAACGCCGTTGAGGCATGAACCTTCCTCATCTTACAATACG GATGCAACTAGGAACAATTTTCATCAGTATGCTCAAGATCCAAATGACCGAAATACTGGACAGATGTACCATGGATCCAATTATCATCA GGAAATAGTAGCTGCTACCCCCTctaattattttgaagaaaataaTGGTCCTAGAGAAGTAAGATTAGACGACTCACAGTTTTATAGGCAGGATAATCAAGAGTATTCAGCTGATG ATGATCCTTTGCCTGGTATTGAGGGGTTTCAAATTGTTGGGGAGCCTAGACCAGGATTTACATTAACAGCATGTGGTTTCCCTACCAATGGTACCACCCTTTGTAATTTCCAG TGGGTTAGATATCTTGATAATGGCACCAGGCAGTCTATTGAAG GTGCTACGATGTATGACTACGTTGTTACTGCTGATGATGTTGACACTCTTCTGGCTGTAGACTGCACGCCTATGGATGATAATACCCGTCAG GGTGAATTGGTTACAGAGTATGCTAACAACGGGAGCAAGATAACTTGCG ATCCGGAGATGCAGAACACTATTGATATGCATATATCGAATGGGAGAGCTCACTTTAATCTTCTTGTGCTG GGATATTCTTCTGATGAGTGGGAACTAGCCATCTTGACGCTTAAACGAACTGGGTACCATATTAAGGTCAAGGATGAAGTTCTAACCGAAGAGAAATATTCATCAAATCTACAG ACAAAAATTCCGAATGGACGCACTACTCAATTTGTTTTAGTTAGTTCTGGAGGTGTAAATATACCATTTAACACACAGGGAATATCAGAACCAAATAACGAGGATAGCGATGTTAG GTTACGTGATCTAATCGTATTGGTCTTGAGAACTTTCCAGAGTAAG GTTGAATCTAATGCAGGCATTAGATGctaa
- the LOC4333859 gene encoding uncharacterized protein isoform X5, with amino-acid sequence MRDPFSAPVDFNNENHRAGNELTRTNMPLSVGDYGLQNGDATTFAVNTDTLVRHQLQGASLQNDLTAEDSITRLMDPETKGLYFRSRSQEEEILLLRKQIADASVKELQLLSEKHILERKLFDLRMAVDEKQEDAISGALKQLSQKKGHVEENMRLANDLKGEEEELYFFTSSLLSMLAEYNVRPPQINASAITAGTKRLYHQMQWKIKYLNDSLGEITQPGHIYNNPNHQQATPLRHEPSSSYNTDATRNNFHQYAQDPNDRNTGQMYHGSNYHQEIVAATPSNYFEENNGPREVRLDDSQFYRQDNQEYSADDDPLPGIEGFQIVGEPRPGFTLTACGFPTNGTTLCNFQWVRYLDNGTRQSIEGATMYDYVVTADDVDTLLAVDCTPMDDNTRQGELVTEYANNGSKITCDPEMQNTIDMHISNGRAHFNLLVLGYSSDEWELAILTLKRTGYHIKVKDEVLTEEKYSSNLQTKIPNGRTTQFVLVSSGGVNIPFNTQGISEPNNEDSDVRLRDLIVLVLRTFQS; translated from the exons ATGCGTGATCCATTCAGTGCCCCAGTCGATTTCAATAACGAGAATCACCGTGCTGGAAATGAGCTTACCAGGACTAACATGCCGTTGTCTGTTGGGGACTATGGTTTGCAAAATGGTGACGCTACAACCTTTGCTGTAAACACCGACACTCTAGTGAG GCATCAACTCCAGGGTGCATCCCTCCAGAATGACTTGACTGCAGAAGATTCTATTACTCGTTTGATGGATCCAGAAACTAAG GGGTTATACTTCAGATCACGGTCACAAGAGGAAGAGATCTTATTGCTTCGCAAGCAAATTGCAGATGCTTCTGTAAAA GAGCTACAGTTGCTGAGCGAAAAACATATTCTGGAGAGGAAGCTTTTTGACTTGAGAATG GCTGTTGATGAGAAGCAGGAAGATGCTATATCTGGTGCTTTGAAGCAACTAAGCCAGAAAAAAGGCCATGTCGAGGAAAATATGAGACTAGCAAATGATCTGAAA GGTGAGGAAGAAGAGCTATACTTCTTCACTTCTTCATTGCTTAGTATGTTAGCAGAATACAATGTTCGCCCACCTCAAATAAATGCTTCAGCCATTACAGCTGGTACAAAG CGTTTGTACCACCAAATGCAATGGAAGATCAAATATTTAAAT GACAGTTTAGGTGAGATAACTCAACCTGGACACATATATAATAATCCCAATCATCAACAAGCAACGCCGTTGAGGCATGAACCTTCCTCATCTTACAATACG GATGCAACTAGGAACAATTTTCATCAGTATGCTCAAGATCCAAATGACCGAAATACTGGACAGATGTACCATGGATCCAATTATCATCA GGAAATAGTAGCTGCTACCCCCTctaattattttgaagaaaataaTGGTCCTAGAGAAGTAAGATTAGACGACTCACAGTTTTATAGGCAGGATAATCAAGAGTATTCAGCTGATG ATGATCCTTTGCCTGGTATTGAGGGGTTTCAAATTGTTGGGGAGCCTAGACCAGGATTTACATTAACAGCATGTGGTTTCCCTACCAATGGTACCACCCTTTGTAATTTCCAG TGGGTTAGATATCTTGATAATGGCACCAGGCAGTCTATTGAAG GTGCTACGATGTATGACTACGTTGTTACTGCTGATGATGTTGACACTCTTCTGGCTGTAGACTGCACGCCTATGGATGATAATACCCGTCAG GGTGAATTGGTTACAGAGTATGCTAACAACGGGAGCAAGATAACTTGCG ATCCGGAGATGCAGAACACTATTGATATGCATATATCGAATGGGAGAGCTCACTTTAATCTTCTTGTGCTG GGATATTCTTCTGATGAGTGGGAACTAGCCATCTTGACGCTTAAACGAACTGGGTACCATATTAAGGTCAAGGATGAAGTTCTAACCGAAGAGAAATATTCATCAAATCTACAG ACAAAAATTCCGAATGGACGCACTACTCAATTTGTTTTAGTTAGTTCTGGAGGTGTAAATATACCATTTAACACACAGGGAATATCAGAACCAAATAACGAGGATAGCGATGTTAG GTTACGTGATCTAATCGTATTGGTCTTGAGAACTTTCCAGA GTTGA